The genomic stretch CTCGGATAGAGCTAGATGCGCGCACCGCAGCCCGGGCGCGCGTCATATCTGAAACCACTAGTCTTACGCTAATCGAAGCACCCACGTGCCTAGTCGAGACCCAAATCACTCCCGGAAGATTCTCCAAGCTGGCAGCCTTAACCCGGCTGGTCGTCTTGAACGAAATACTGCCCTGGCCTGCGTAACGCTCCAACAAATCGCTGACGCCGCCCTCAGCCACAACTTTCCCAGCGTCCATAATCACAATTCGGTCGCACAAAGCTTCGGCTTCGTCCATCATCTGGGTTGCCATAACCACCGCACCCCTGCCAGCGCGCTGCCTGATTACGTCCCACACCTGCTCGCGCGCCAACGGATCAAGCCCGACCGTCGGTTCGTCAAAGGCGACTATCTCCGTGTCCCCGATAAGCGCCAAAGCCAACCGCAATCGTTGCTGTTGGCCACCCGATAAGGTTTTAACCCGCGCCTTACGCTTCGTTCCCAAATCAACCAGAGAAATAACCTCATCCACCTGGCGCGGACGCGGATAAAACGATGCCCACAATTCCAGGCTCTCTGTCACCGATAAATGCTTAAACAAGGAAGACCCCTGCGGCTGCAGACTCATCCGCCTGGCGCATTCCTCCCGCTGCTTCACCGGCGAAAACCCACACACCGAAATATCGCCTTCATCCAGGCGTCGCGCACCCATTAACGACTCAATCAGCGTCGTCTTACCAGCGCCGTTCACGCCGAGAAGCCCAACCACCTCACCAGGAAAAACCTCAAGGTCAATCCCAGCCAAGGCAGTGACCTGCCCATAGCGTTTGATTGCCCCTGAGACACAGATGAGTGGCTCTCGTGGAGCTGCGTCCGAACTATTTCCCACAGAGAAATGATACCGTGTACCGATTCGATCCCTTGACCTATGACTTAGCTGAGACTAGGAATGATCACGCTTCCGCAGTCGAAAAATATCTCACGAAAGGACAGATTAAAGTTGTCCGAATTGGCTGAGATGTTGTCTGCCTGACACGAGGGATAACGGACAAACATAATGCGCACGTGAGCGAGAATAATCAGCAAGTCCAGGTCAGACGAAGCCTTTGGCTGTCTATCAGCAGCGCGTGGGTGGCTAAATTGCGTTCGTCAAAACCGGGAGTGCGTTTCTTAATCACTGTTTTGGTGATGGCAGCCGCATTTTTGCTGTTGCCTGACCCGAAATGTGCACTGGCTGCTCCTGGCCGGGTTCCACCCTTGCCAGGGCAGCTTTTGCGCGCCTTCGATGCCCCTCAACCGGATTGGTTGTCGGGTCATCGAGGAGTCGATATTGCTGGGCTGACCGGTGAAACCGTCCGATCAGTAAGCGCGGGAACGGTCACCTACGTTGGCGTTATAGCTGGGGTAGGGATAATTTCCATCACTCACCCAGATGGCACCCGCGCCACTTATCAGCCGGTGGAGGCCACCGCGTCCTTAGGGGCACAGGTGGCTGCCGGTCAACCTATTGGAGTATTGCTAGAGGGGCACCCAGGCTGCCACCAGGCTTGTCTACATTGGGGCATAAAAGCCGGCAAACGTTACCTTGACCCGCAAAAGTGGCTAATAGAAGGCACTGCCGAGCGCGTCCGATTACTTCCTCTAGACGCTAAACCTCATGCCAAACCATCAGATATGGATCAAGAGCAGCTGGCTCCTGGCTCGCAATCGGTAGCCGACCAGGAGCCAGCTTTCAAGCCCGCGGATGAGCCTGCTTGAAAGCTGCCACTAGCCGCTCATTCGTGACGTGAGTATAAATCTGTGTAGTGGCCAGCGAGGAGTGCCCAAGCATCTCTTGAACGCTGCGCAAGTCAGCCCCGCCAACGAGCAGGTGGGTGGCCATGGCATGCCGCAAACCGTGGGGCCCAATATCGGGAGCTTGCGGAACAGCTTTCATCGCCTCATGGACGATGCGTCTAACCACCCTAGGGTCGATTCGGGCTCCGCGCGCACCTAGGAACAACGCATTTGAGCTCTCATCGTTAGCCAACTCTGCACGCCGACCTAACCAACGCTCAATTGCGTCTAAAGCGGGATCCCCAATTGGCACTGATCGCTCCTTGTTGCCTTTGCCTAGCACTCTCAAAGTCAGATGAGTGTGGTCGATATCGCCGATGTCTAGGCCACAAAGCTCGCTAACTCTGATACCTGAGCTATAAAGCACCTCAAGGATCGCCTCATTACGCCAAGCTATCGGCGTCGCTTCCTCTCCGGCAGCAGAAATCGCTGCCTCCAACATCGTTGCGACCTCAGACTGCGAAACCACTTGCGGAAGACGCTTAGCCTTTTTAGGGGTTTTTAAGCCGGCTGCCGGGTCACTAGCCAGCTGCCCAGTAGCTACCAGCCAACGGAAAAATACTCGCACTGCACCAGTACGCCGAGCCAAAGTGGCAGAGCTCGCCCCTAATTGACGCATTTGACCTAGCCAGGAGCGTAAATCTGCGATGGTTAGCTGGTCGAAAGAACTAATGTACTCTTGATCAAGAAAATCCAAAAGGATCATCAAATCAGAGCGATAGCTGGCAACTGTATGTTCCGAACGCGCCAATCTAAGCCGCTGATCGCGGCTAAACGCTTCTACTATCTCGCTCATTGTTGCCACGTCTTTATGACACCAGAGAGTTAGCCATCCTAGTAGCTGAAACGCCGAAACGGCTAGAGTAGTTGGTCAGCAGATCATCCAGGTCAGGTTAAGGAGCAACTAATGCCGTCACCGAAAGAATGGGCAGAAAAAGGCAAGGTTCGCAGAATCACTCGATGGAGTGAACCGGTGATGCACCAGAAGACCCGACCAGTAGAGAAATTCGATGACGAACTTCACACATTAGTGGCTGACATGTTCGCCACCATGCTGGCGGCTGACGGTGTCGGGTTAGCAGGTCCACAAGTGGATGTGGATCTGGCTATTTTCACTTACTACTGCCCCGATGGGGATGATGTCATGCAATCTGGCGTAGTTTGCAATCCTGTCATCATTCTGCCTGAAGGCAAAGATCGGCAATTAAATACGGTTGAAGAAGGATGCCTTAGCTGGCCTGGGGCATATCAGTCTTTAGCCCGCACCGATATGGCTGTCTGCGAGGGAGTAGACGAGAATGGGCAACCGGTGCGTATCGAGGCTACCGGGCTACTGGCGCGCTGCGTCCAACACGAGACCGACCACTTAAACGGCACCGTTTTTGGTGATCGGCTATCTACTAGAGCCAGACGAGAATTGGATAAGAAACAGGCTGCAGCGAATCACTTATATCCTGATGACTGGCCGCTAAGTCCTAAAACGTTAGTCTAAGTTCATGGCCAAGAATTTTGAGTTCGTCACTCGCGGCAACAAAGAGGTTGTGCGGGTAGCTATCCGTGGACGAGACGTTTTAAGTGACCCGATGATTAACTTCGGCACGTCATTTACTCAAGAGCAGCGTCGCCAGCTCGGACTCGTTGGCCTGCTGCCCAGGGGCGTAATGACTATGGACGAACAGATTAGACGGGTCCATAAACAATTCCAGTCTGAACCATCAGATTTAGCTAAATACAATTACTTAAATGCAATGCGGGATCGCAATGAGTTCTTGTTTTATCGGTTGATTAGCGAAAACATCGAAGAGATGATGCCGATTGTTTATACGCCCACAATCGGAGCTGCTATTCAGGAATACTCTCACTGGTTCCACAAGCCGCGCGGCATATATTTAAGCATTGATGACCAGGACTTAATGGAAGAGTCATTACTGGCCGATAGAGCAGCTCCTGAGGATATTGATCTTATAGTGGTCACTGATTCCGAGGGCATCCTAGGCATCGGTGATCAAGGGGTCGGCGGAGTAGCTATCACCGTTGGAAAATTGTCTCTCTACACTGCTGGCGGTGGCATCCACCCCCACCGTGCGCTACCAGTCGTACTAGACACTGGTACGGATAATCTCGATTTATTAAACGACCCAGCCTATATTGGGGTGCCGCACCCAAGAGTGCGTGGCAAGGCTTATGACGAATTCATCGCTAAATTCGTTGATTGCGTTCAGCGGCTATTCCCCAACGCTATGTTGCACTGGGAAGATTTCGCAGCGGCCAATGCCACCCGCATTTTGGAGCGCTACCGTAACGAAATTTGCACATTCAACGATGATATTCAAGGTACAGCCGCCGTAGTCGTGGCCGCCGTTCTATCTGCCATGCGCTCAAGTAAAGTCAGGCTACAAGACCAGCGGATTGTGGTTCACGGGGCAGGTAGCGCCGGTATCGGTATCGTTAATCAACTTCTTGAAGTGATGGTTGAACGCCTTGGCATGGATCCTAAGGTTGCCAGATCACGCTTTTGGGGTTTGTCATCTAAAGGTTTATTAGTTGATGATGGCCAGCTTCGCGACTTCCAGAAACCATTCGCACGCCGACGTGAAGAACTGGTTGATTGGCGGGTAGAAAATCCCAAGCACATAACTTTGGCTGAGGTTGTCGACAATGTTCATCCGACCATAATGATTGGCACTTCCGCACAAGCTGGAGCCTTCACTCGTCCAATCATCGAGACTATGGCTGCACATGTGGAGCGTCCGATAATAATGCCACTGTCGAACCCTACTCCACGTGCTGAAGCTACCCCGCAACAACTTCTCGAATGGACTAACGGTAAAGCGTTAATAGCTACCGGCTCCCCGTTCGAGCCAGTACAATTTGCTGGCAATAACTACCACATTGCCCAAGCTAATAATGCTCTGGTATTCCCAGGAATCGGGCTTGGGGTGATTGTTTGCCGCGCGTCTCGGATCACTCCTCGAATGATTGCCGCAGCTTCCGCCGCCGTAGCTGACGCGGTCACTGACCGAAAGATGGGTGCATCTTTGTTGCCAGCCATTCACCAATTGCGTTCCATTTCCGCCCGAGTAGCTATAGCAGTCATAAAAGCAGCTCAAGCTGAGGGCTTGGATAGGCAACCAGTAGATAGCCCTATTGAGTCGGTTTATAGAGCCATGTGGAAGCCTATTTATCCCGAAATTGAGGTCGTGGATTCACTAGATTAACCCTTGTGCCTACACTGGCTCGGTGGCGCATCACAAGTTACCATTCGACTGGTTCTTAGTTGGCATCATCGTATTTGCTTTGCTAGGCAGTTTTTTGCCCGCTCCTACGACGTTTATGCCTGCTGTCGATTGGACGGCAAAAATCATGATTGGGGTGCTGTTCTTCCTTTATGGGGTACGGCTACGCCCTGACCAAACAATTACCGGGCTGAAACATTGGCGCCTCCATGCAACCATCTTGAGCTATACCTACATTCTGTTTCCTCTGCTGGGGTTATTGATTGGTTTGGCCAGCCCAACAATCATTAGCCCAGAAACTTACCGGGGGCTGTTATGGATCTGTCTATTGCCCTCTACCGTCCAATCGTCAATCAACTTCACATCGATAGCTAGAGGAAACGTAGCGGGAGCGATAGTCTCTGCATCCACTTCTAATCTGCTTGGGGTATTTATTACCCCACTACTAGCGCTGGCTCTTATGGGAACTACCGGCCTACACGTGGCACCTTCGTCAATTCTCGATATCGGCGCCCAGATTCTGCTTCCATTTGTTTTGGGTCAACTTTCTAGACGTTGGACGGCTGACTTCGTTTACCGGCACCCGAAACTGAAATATTTCGACCAGGCCTCTATTTTCGTGGTGGTTTACCGAGCATTTTCCCAAGGTATGCACGAAGGGATTTGGCAACGCACTTCGCTGCCGGATCTATTAATCATTGTGCTTTTCACGTTAGCGATTTTGGCTTTTACGCTGTGGGCAACCTGGTGGGGTGCTGGACTACTCGGGTTTTCACGCGCTGACCAGATAGCAATCCAATTTTGCGGCTCGAAGAAATCCCTTGCCACCGGCGTTCCAATGGCTTCGGTGATATTCGCTAGCTCGGGTGTTGGCTTAATAGTGTTACCGCTAATGATTTTTCATCAAGTTCAACTGATGGCCTGCGGAGCATTAGCTAGCCATTATTCACGCAAATCCGAAGAATGGCACCAAGTGAGGGGAAGAAAGAATCAGTAATTGACCTCGGCTCGAGCTGCACGTGCAGCTCGAGCACTCCACCGACCGTCCTCCTCATGAAAGACTCGCAGCGGCATCTGGAATGCCTTACTCATGAACTCGTCGGTGAGCACCTGATCAATGGGGCCGGCAGCAATCTTTTTGCCTCCACTCAACAGCAACACATGGGTGATACCTGCCGGCACTTCTTCGAGATGGTGAGTCACTAATACTGTTGCTGGTGCTTTGGGGTCGGTAAATAGCGCAGACAGCGTGGCAACCAAGATTTCTCGTCCAGCTAAATCAAGACCGCCACCTGGCTCATCTAAGAGCAGCAATTCCGGGTCGCACATCAGCGCCCTAGCAATTTCGACGCGCTTAGCTTCACCTTCGCTCAAAGTGGAATATGTGCGTTCAGCCAATTTGTCTATTCTCAGCGCACTCATCAGTTGATTTGCGCGATCATAATCAAAATCTTCGTAGTCTTCGCGCCAACGCCCAATAACCCCGTAGGCAGACGAGATCACTACATCACGCACCCGCTCCCTAGGAGGAATGCGCGATGATAGCGCTGCTGAAGAAACCCCGATACGTGGACGTAACTCAAATACGTCAACAGCGCCTAGGTACTCCCCCAGCAGCGAGACGACACCCATAGTTGGGTGCATTTGGGCGGCCAGCAACTGCAATAGCGTAGTTTTGCCCGCACCATTAGGGCCGATGACTAGCCACCGTTGACCCTCCGAAATCACTAAGTCGATATGGTCAAGAATGGTCGTGTTACCACGTCGAACACTAACTTCGGCTAATTCCGCTACCGCTGCCATAAGGTTGAATCTATCTAATCTTTAGCCTTGATGTTGGGCCTCCACGCCAAGCGAACCCTAGATATTATGCGCTTGTTATGCGCCAGTGGAGCCTAAACCCCCATCAACGTGAATCATCTCGCCAGTGGTGGCTGGGAAAAGATCCGATAGTAGCGCGCATACTGATTTCGCTACCGGGTAGGCATTAGTGGCGTCCCAACCTAGCGGGGCACGTTTAGCCCAAACAGCATTGAAATCAATTTCTCCAGGAATAGCTTTCTTAGCCATGGTGTCGATGGGGCCGGCAGCTACAAGATTGCAGCGAATATTTTCGCGCCCCAGATAGCGGGCAAGGTACCTGCTAGTTGATTCCAGAGCCGATTTCGCTACTCCCATCCAGTCATAGGACGGCCAGCTAACGGTGTTGTCAAAAGTCAGCCCGACGATTGAGGAACCACTCGTCAGTAGGGGTTTCACCGCCATGGTCAAGGATTTCAGTGAGAAAGCTGAGGTTTGCAGAGCCACGGCGACATCGTCCCATTGAGTGCTAAGGAATGCCCCGCCCAAGGCTCGCTGCGGGTTAGCATAGGCGATGGAATGAACTACCCCATCCAGGTGATCGAAACCATGGTCTCGAAGATCTTGAGCAACATTAGCTAACGCTTCATCATCGGTAACGTCTAAAGCAATAACCTCGGGTACAGGGTTCAGCTTCTTCACTACCCTGCCAGTCAGCCGCGTCGCTCTCGGGATATTAGATACGATTACTGACGCGCCTTGTTGCTGGGCGAAGTCAGCCACAGCATAGGCAATCGAGGTGTACATGGTCACACCGGTGACCAGGATATTTTTTCCTTCTAGGATGCCCATTTTTTAATGCCCCATTCCTATCCCGCCGTCTACTGGGATGACAGCGCCAGTGATGTAGCTGGATTCGTCTGCGGCCAAAAACTTCACCGCGTTAGCTACGTCCTCAACCTGACCAAAACGCCCAGCCGGGATACGTTTAGCGTAGTCAGCACGCACCTCTTCGCTTAGGTCGGCTGTCATATCGGTGTCGATGAAACCTGGGGCGATGACGTTGACAGTGATTCCTCGACCAGCAATTTCACGGCTTAGCGAGCGCGCTAAACCAATCAACCCCGCTTTGGACGCAGCATAGTTAATTTGGCCTGGTGAACCTAACATTGCAACCACCGACCCCATCAGCACAATGCGCCCGAAACGGGCTTTGAGCATAGGACGCAGCACCCGCTTTATGACGCGATAGGTGCCAGTCAAGTTAACGTCAATAACCTTCGCCCAGTCGTCCTCGCTCATGCGCAAAGCTAACGTATCTCGGGTGACGCCAGCGTTAGCTACTAACACCTCAACAGGTCCCAGCAGGTTTTCTACCTGTTTTATCGCAGCTTCCACCTGATTTGGGTCAGTAATGTCGCAGGCTAGCCCAAGCACCTTGTCCGGGGCTTTGCCTGAGCCAGATATTCCGGCCACCTGGTAGCCCAACTCGGCTAGCGTACTGGCCACGCAAGCGCCGATTCCTCGACTAGCCCCAGTAACCAGCGCCACACGGGATTTTTCTTCCATAGGCTGAGACTAACTCGATAACGCTTGAAGCTGGCGGGTTAAGTCCACCAAAAACCCGCACGCTTTGTTGTTGGAAAATGGTGATTCGCTACTCGACTGGCTCGGTGACCGCCTGTTTCGCCCTACGTTCGGAGCGTGTGACTAGCACATCGGTTATCATCGACAACGCCCCGTCGCCAGTGACGTTGGTGGCCGTACCGAAGGAATCGATAGCAATATAGGTGGCTATCATCAACCCAACCTGTGCGTCATTAAAGCCGAGCATGGAAGCCAAAATTCCGGCAGCAGTCATGATAGCTCCACCCGGCACGCCAGGTGCTGCCACCATAGTGATACCTAGCATGAAGATGAAGCCAACGATTAAGCCTGGCTGAATACTCATGCCCGAAATCATCATGACTGCTAAAGCGAAAGTGGTGATTTTGACGGTAGAGCCAGCCAAGTGAATAGTTGCGAATAGCGGGATAGTAAACGCCGACACGTGGTCGCTGACCCCAATCTTGCGGGCTTGACGCAAAGTGACGGGAATCGTTGCAGCCGACGAGGAAGTGCCCAATGCAGTCGCATATGCCGGCAACATATCACGCAGCATCTTCAACGGATTCTTATGCGAAACCGCACCGGCGATTGAATACTGGATGAGCAGCATGACCACCGTGAGTATGAATACGTAGACTACGACACCCAAGAAATTAACGATGACACTGTAGACGTCACCAACCTTTGTCATATTCAAGAAAATGCCGAAAATATAGAGCGGCAACAACGGAATAATTATCTTGGTGATCACCATATTTACAATTTCACGCAACTCAATAAACCCATTGAGGATGGTCTTGCCCTTTAGGCGAGTGATACCAACACCGATAACAAAGGCCGATACTAGTGCGCTCATGACAGTAAGCAACGGTGGCATTTCAAGTACGAAATAAGGCTTTAGCAGCGTGTCTTCAGGGTTTTCTAAACTGCCCACTGTGCCGGGAGTAACCAGATGCGGCAGCACAATCATTGACAGCCCGAAAGCCATGAACCCAGCAAACAGGGTAGACCCGTAGGCGATTCCGGTGGTGACAGCTAACCATCGGCCGGCGGCTTTACCTAGTTCAGATATTCCAGGGGTGATTAACCCGATAATTATCAACGGAATGAGGAAGTTTAAGAAATTTCCGAAAATACCGTTAAACGTAACAAAAACCCGCACAATTGGGGTCGGCAAAAACAATCCGAACCCGATACCTAGCAATATTGCGATTAGAATTCTGGGTAATAAGCCCATACGAAATCGTTGTTTTGACACTCGCTGAAGTTTAGTAGCTTTTCAAGCTAGGCATAAACGTTCTAAAAGTTTAAGACAGCTCGATGAGATCAGCATAGGAGTCGTCCCATAAATCCTCTACCCCATCAGGCAGGACGATAACTTTTTCTGGTTCTAGCGCTTTAACAGCACCCACATCGTGGGTCACCAGAACAATAGCGCCGCGATAATTACGGATAGCCTCTAGGACTTGCTCACGGCTAGCTGGATCCAAGTTATTTGTTGGCTCATCTAATAGCAGCACGTTGGCCGCGCTAACTACTAGGCAAGCTAACGCTAGCCGAGTTTTTTCACCCCCCGATAGCACTTTGGCTGCTTTGTTATCGTCATCGCCAGTAAATAAGAAAGAGCCAAGTATCTTGCGAGCATCAGTTTCGGTTAATTCACCAGCGGCACGCATCATATTTTCTAGGACAGTTTCATTGCTGCGCAGCAAATCATGTTCTTGGGCGAAATAGCCAAGCTTTAAGCCGTGACCGTATTTCACTTCGCCAATATCTGGGGCTTCGATTTTCATCAACAACCTAAGTAAGGTTGTTTTGCCAGCACCATTTAGCCCCAAAACAACTACTCTGGTGCCTCGATCAATAGCGATGTCAACCCCAGCGAACACCTCAAGCGAGCCGTAAAACTTCGTTAACTCGGTGCCCATTATCGGCGTTTTCCCACATGGCGCCGGGTCAGGGAATTTAATTTTTGCCACCTTCTCGGTTTGCCTAATTGGTTCAACCGATTCCAGCAGCCGGTCAGCTCTCCTAACCATATTTTGTGCAGCTACCGCCTTAGTAGCTTTGGCTCCTAGCTTTTCAGCCTGCATTTTGAGTTGCTGTGCCTTGCGTTGTGCATTGGCTAGCTCGCGTTTACGGCGTTTTTCGTCATCAGAGCGTTGGACGAGATAGTTCTTCCATGTCATGGAATATTGGTCAAGAACAGCTCGACTAGCGTCTAAGTGAAAAACCTTATTAACGGTATTACCCAACAAGCTAACGTCATGGGAAATCATTAATACCCCGCCGGGATAGGTCTTCAAATGCTCACGCAGCCAAACAATGGAATCAGCATCTAAGTGGTTAGTAGGCTCATCTAGAAGCAGGGTGTCGGCACCCGAAAATAGTATCCGCGCTAATTCGACACGCCGGCGCTGGCCACCCGAAAGCTCATGCAAGGGCTGCTCTAATACCCGCTCTGGCAAGCCTAAATTAGCGGTTATCTTGGCAGCTTCAGATTCTGCCGCATATCCTCCAGCCGTCAAGAACTCAGCGTCGACCTGAGCGTAGGCTTCCATGGCTTTCTCATCGCCACCAGTTTCAGCAATACGTTTCTCACATCTACGCAGCCGGTTATAGATATTTTGCAGATTACGAGCCGACAAAATACGAGCTTTAGCGCTCATCTGCAAATCAGTTTCGCGCGGGTCTTGGGGCAAGTAACCTATAGTTCCGTTGCGCGAAATTTGGCCTGAAGTAGCTAACCCCTCGCCAGCAAGGATCCTCATGGTGGTGGTTTTGCCGGCACCGTTTCGTCCTACGAAACCAATCTTGTCCCCAGGGTTTACCCGAAAAGTCGTTGGCGCTAACAGACGACGTGCGCCAATCCAAACCTCAAGGTTAGTTGCCTGTAACAAGAGCCCTCCAAAACTGCATATCGGCGCCGAAAATAATAATCGTTAATCGGCTATCCTCCTAGTTGGCTAACAAACGCTTAGCTCTAGGCAG from Vaginimicrobium propionicum encodes the following:
- a CDS encoding dicarboxylate/amino acid:cation symporter, which gives rise to MSKQRFRMGLLPRILIAILLGIGFGLFLPTPIVRVFVTFNGIFGNFLNFLIPLIIIGLITPGISELGKAAGRWLAVTTGIAYGSTLFAGFMAFGLSMIVLPHLVTPGTVGSLENPEDTLLKPYFVLEMPPLLTVMSALVSAFVIGVGITRLKGKTILNGFIELREIVNMVITKIIIPLLPLYIFGIFLNMTKVGDVYSVIVNFLGVVVYVFILTVVMLLIQYSIAGAVSHKNPLKMLRDMLPAYATALGTSSSAATIPVTLRQARKIGVSDHVSAFTIPLFATIHLAGSTVKITTFALAVMMISGMSIQPGLIVGFIFMLGITMVAAPGVPGGAIMTAAGILASMLGFNDAQVGLMIATYIAIDSFGTATNVTGDGALSMITDVLVTRSERRAKQAVTEPVE
- a CDS encoding ABC transporter ATP-binding protein; translated protein: MAAVAELAEVSVRRGNTTILDHIDLVISEGQRWLVIGPNGAGKTTLLQLLAAQMHPTMGVVSLLGEYLGAVDVFELRPRIGVSSAALSSRIPPRERVRDVVISSAYGVIGRWREDYEDFDYDRANQLMSALRIDKLAERTYSTLSEGEAKRVEIARALMCDPELLLLDEPGGGLDLAGREILVATLSALFTDPKAPATVLVTHHLEEVPAGITHVLLLSGGKKIAAGPIDQVLTDEFMSKAFQMPLRVFHEEDGRWSARAARAARAEVNY
- a CDS encoding murein hydrolase activator EnvC codes for the protein MSENNQQVQVRRSLWLSISSAWVAKLRSSKPGVRFLITVLVMAAAFLLLPDPKCALAAPGRVPPLPGQLLRAFDAPQPDWLSGHRGVDIAGLTGETVRSVSAGTVTYVGVIAGVGIISITHPDGTRATYQPVEATASLGAQVAAGQPIGVLLEGHPGCHQACLHWGIKAGKRYLDPQKWLIEGTAERVRLLPLDAKPHAKPSDMDQEQLAPGSQSVADQEPAFKPADEPA
- the def gene encoding peptide deformylase, producing the protein MPSPKEWAEKGKVRRITRWSEPVMHQKTRPVEKFDDELHTLVADMFATMLAADGVGLAGPQVDVDLAIFTYYCPDGDDVMQSGVVCNPVIILPEGKDRQLNTVEEGCLSWPGAYQSLARTDMAVCEGVDENGQPVRIEATGLLARCVQHETDHLNGTVFGDRLSTRARRELDKKQAAANHLYPDDWPLSPKTLV
- a CDS encoding ABC transporter ATP-binding protein; the encoded protein is MGNSSDAAPREPLICVSGAIKRYGQVTALAGIDLEVFPGEVVGLLGVNGAGKTTLIESLMGARRLDEGDISVCGFSPVKQREECARRMSLQPQGSSLFKHLSVTESLELWASFYPRPRQVDEVISLVDLGTKRKARVKTLSGGQQQRLRLALALIGDTEIVAFDEPTVGLDPLAREQVWDVIRQRAGRGAVVMATQMMDEAEALCDRIVIMDAGKVVAEGGVSDLLERYAGQGSISFKTTSRVKAASLENLPGVIWVSTRHVGASISVRLVVSDMTRARAAVRASSSIRAQRVKTAGPSLSDVFLRLVGKELDEQTREED
- the fabG gene encoding 3-oxoacyl-[acyl-carrier-protein] reductase: MEEKSRVALVTGASRGIGACVASTLAELGYQVAGISGSGKAPDKVLGLACDITDPNQVEAAIKQVENLLGPVEVLVANAGVTRDTLALRMSEDDWAKVIDVNLTGTYRVIKRVLRPMLKARFGRIVLMGSVVAMLGSPGQINYAASKAGLIGLARSLSREIAGRGITVNVIAPGFIDTDMTADLSEEVRADYAKRIPAGRFGQVEDVANAVKFLAADESSYITGAVIPVDGGIGMGH
- the fabI gene encoding enoyl-ACP reductase FabI, whose product is MGILEGKNILVTGVTMYTSIAYAVADFAQQQGASVIVSNIPRATRLTGRVVKKLNPVPEVIALDVTDDEALANVAQDLRDHGFDHLDGVVHSIAYANPQRALGGAFLSTQWDDVAVALQTSAFSLKSLTMAVKPLLTSGSSIVGLTFDNTVSWPSYDWMGVAKSALESTSRYLARYLGRENIRCNLVAAGPIDTMAKKAIPGEIDFNAVWAKRAPLGWDATNAYPVAKSVCALLSDLFPATTGEMIHVDGGLGSTGA
- a CDS encoding ABC-F family ATP-binding cassette domain-containing protein, with product MLQATNLEVWIGARRLLAPTTFRVNPGDKIGFVGRNGAGKTTTMRILAGEGLATSGQISRNGTIGYLPQDPRETDLQMSAKARILSARNLQNIYNRLRRCEKRIAETGGDEKAMEAYAQVDAEFLTAGGYAAESEAAKITANLGLPERVLEQPLHELSGGQRRRVELARILFSGADTLLLDEPTNHLDADSIVWLREHLKTYPGGVLMISHDVSLLGNTVNKVFHLDASRAVLDQYSMTWKNYLVQRSDDEKRRKRELANAQRKAQQLKMQAEKLGAKATKAVAAQNMVRRADRLLESVEPIRQTEKVAKIKFPDPAPCGKTPIMGTELTKFYGSLEVFAGVDIAIDRGTRVVVLGLNGAGKTTLLRLLMKIEAPDIGEVKYGHGLKLGYFAQEHDLLRSNETVLENMMRAAGELTETDARKILGSFLFTGDDDNKAAKVLSGGEKTRLALACLVVSAANVLLLDEPTNNLDPASREQVLEAIRNYRGAIVLVTHDVGAVKALEPEKVIVLPDGVEDLWDDSYADLIELS
- a CDS encoding tyrosine recombinase XerC yields the protein MSEIVEAFSRDQRLRLARSEHTVASYRSDLMILLDFLDQEYISSFDQLTIADLRSWLGQMRQLGASSATLARRTGAVRVFFRWLVATGQLASDPAAGLKTPKKAKRLPQVVSQSEVATMLEAAISAAGEEATPIAWRNEAILEVLYSSGIRVSELCGLDIGDIDHTHLTLRVLGKGNKERSVPIGDPALDAIERWLGRRAELANDESSNALFLGARGARIDPRVVRRIVHEAMKAVPQAPDIGPHGLRHAMATHLLVGGADLRSVQEMLGHSSLATTQIYTHVTNERLVAAFKQAHPRA
- a CDS encoding NAD-dependent malic enzyme, whose product is MAKNFEFVTRGNKEVVRVAIRGRDVLSDPMINFGTSFTQEQRRQLGLVGLLPRGVMTMDEQIRRVHKQFQSEPSDLAKYNYLNAMRDRNEFLFYRLISENIEEMMPIVYTPTIGAAIQEYSHWFHKPRGIYLSIDDQDLMEESLLADRAAPEDIDLIVVTDSEGILGIGDQGVGGVAITVGKLSLYTAGGGIHPHRALPVVLDTGTDNLDLLNDPAYIGVPHPRVRGKAYDEFIAKFVDCVQRLFPNAMLHWEDFAAANATRILERYRNEICTFNDDIQGTAAVVVAAVLSAMRSSKVRLQDQRIVVHGAGSAGIGIVNQLLEVMVERLGMDPKVARSRFWGLSSKGLLVDDGQLRDFQKPFARRREELVDWRVENPKHITLAEVVDNVHPTIMIGTSAQAGAFTRPIIETMAAHVERPIIMPLSNPTPRAEATPQQLLEWTNGKALIATGSPFEPVQFAGNNYHIAQANNALVFPGIGLGVIVCRASRITPRMIAAASAAVADAVTDRKMGASLLPAIHQLRSISARVAIAVIKAAQAEGLDRQPVDSPIESVYRAMWKPIYPEIEVVDSLD
- a CDS encoding bile acid:sodium symporter family protein is translated as MAHHKLPFDWFLVGIIVFALLGSFLPAPTTFMPAVDWTAKIMIGVLFFLYGVRLRPDQTITGLKHWRLHATILSYTYILFPLLGLLIGLASPTIISPETYRGLLWICLLPSTVQSSINFTSIARGNVAGAIVSASTSNLLGVFITPLLALALMGTTGLHVAPSSILDIGAQILLPFVLGQLSRRWTADFVYRHPKLKYFDQASIFVVVYRAFSQGMHEGIWQRTSLPDLLIIVLFTLAILAFTLWATWWGAGLLGFSRADQIAIQFCGSKKSLATGVPMASVIFASSGVGLIVLPLMIFHQVQLMACGALASHYSRKSEEWHQVRGRKNQ